The sequence below is a genomic window from Hydractinia symbiolongicarpus strain clone_291-10 chromosome 10, HSymV2.1, whole genome shotgun sequence.
AATTGCAACAAAGCTAAATAACAAATCAACTTAAAAATACAATTGTTGTTGATATGAAAAATGCTAAATCCTGTATACTGTAAAACTCCTTATAAACGCCTTAGtcgtttatttaatattttaaggcTATAAACCTCaggattttcattttaaattaaatctgaaatgaTACGAAAACTAAGCATCATCATATTACCAATTCTCAAACAACAGGTTTAATATTTTCTCTATCAAAGGTGTATTTAATCTGCTTTCTTCTCACAAAAATTACTTCTTATAAACAAACCCACTATTTATTAAAAAGGGATGGTTAAAAGGGGCGTTAAAAGGCAGGCGGGCGTTTATTACAGGATTTACGTGATGGTCATCTCCCTGTGTACGTACAAAGTGACCTTAAAATAGAAATCTTGTTTTAGGGATATCTGGCCACGACTTTTCTTTTGATGCGAAATCTGTACATAATATACAactttaaaattgtaaaattgttAGTATTCTGAATCAAAGTATAGTTCATACGGATCGTTAATTCTGTCTTGTGCTCTTTGCATATACTGGGCTGTCTTGTTCAACTTTTTActtgctttctttgtatgttcTTTCGTAGGGCGCGGTCGAGGTTGGACAGGTGGAGGTTGGACAGGTGGAGATTGGACAGATGGAGGCGCagtattttgttgttttggcatGATCACCATGCGAGGTTGAGATACAGGTGGTTGATAAGGTTTAGCTGGCTGAAAAGGATAATTCGGTTGTGATTGTGGTACTTGCGTCATTGGGATGTAGTTTGAATTACGAGATTGGTGACGTTCGTAACTAGGTGGTTGAGCGAAATTAGATACCTAAAATAATGTTATTAAAGTAAAAAtcgaaaacaaaaaacaaaaaaattcttaagtGTAAAGGTTTAGTTCCATGCCATAGTCTGCTcgaaaaatttcaagaaaaaaacttcCTGAGCATGCGCTTTGATGATTTCTACTTTCTTGTGGAAAATTCGTTGTACACATTCTCCGAATCTATATTTTGTACATTCTTGCCGCCTGTTTACATAAAGTTATGAATTTGCCTAGGCGGGGGTCATTACTATAATTTAAAATTGCCTCGCAGACAAACAACTAGTTTTACAAtatagattttctttttctgcttGTTTGAGAGTCAGTAGAAAGATTTCAACTTACATTTAAAATCGATAAGAGAATATGTATTTTGCTTTGTCACAATACGTGCAGAAAAGAATGCTGatatcaacctcgtccctagggcaGCTTGTATCTTCTCTGACTTCGAGACAGCGATACGAACATTGTGTGTTTATAGTGTTTCTGATTTCTTCGTTGCATTTACTTTCGCCAACGATAGATTAGAAAAACAGGTTGTTGTCTACTGAAACCCCTatgtttgcttttgtttttacttgAAAAGAGCGAGTTTTTGTATCGAATTTAACATTCAAATTATTTTCTAGCAAAAGTTTTCTGAGTCGAGATTTTTGATCGAAATTTGACGTAGAATTCCCTTATAAGAAAACAATCGCATTATATAATTAACAAACTCGTGGTTGTGTGATGTCAAATCATTATCGTGGTTTTACATCACATCTAACTTGTAACTTCTTCTTTTAAAGGAACAGGCAATTActgtatttattattatataatttCGCTGCGGGGTTAGCGTTTCAGCTTTTAGAAAGAAAAACGGATTTACTAGAAAGGCGAAAATAATGAGTAAATACGGTGTACTGTCAAAATCTTGCTTAGTCCTTTATACCTTTTACAGGGTTGCAGGGCCGCAAAAAAGGTAGCTTGAACCTACTTGTGTCCTATTGTAACTGATCACAGCTGGTTGGGGAGCTTCCTGATAGCTTTGATTGTTATACACTTGATTCATTCTCTGTTCATAACCATCTATAGGATAATCAGGGCTACTAATGATACCTCTATCTCTGTATACAGTTTGTCTCGTGTCTTGATAGTTTGGTCGATCTCTGCGAATATTTCTCTCTTGATTAAGATTTGGTCTGTATTCAGGAATATCTCTAGGTACTTCAAGATCTCTTTGTTCTAAATAAGGTCGTGCAGGTGCTCGCATATTTATTGGTTGCTCGTTGTAGTCATATCTTTCTCTATAACCACCATCATTATAGGCTAATTCTTGTCTTCCGTAATTCTCTGGTTGGTGAATCATGTTCCTTCCACGGCGCGAGATTTCTCTCTCAAATATTTCTTGATTGTATCTGTCATCCCATCGACTTGATTCTGTGAAGGGTTTTTCAAATTGGAGCATATTAGCAGGCGTGTCAGGGTATGTCTCCTCGATGTAATCATCacttataaaaacaaacactgctgGGATTATGACAGCTACAAACGCACATGCTGCAGATACACATGCGAAGTAAAACATGATTGATGATTCTAGGTCTGCTCCAACAGATGAAAGAACAGCTCCTGGAACAAGTTTTTTTTCTGTCTTTTCTTCTGATGTGTACGCGATGCAAACTCCAAATAACACAGctagaaatatcaaaaata
It includes:
- the LOC130612120 gene encoding uncharacterized protein LOC130612120, yielding MSAYYYKGDDRNHRGDDRYLRGDDRYLRGDDRYLRGDDRYYGGDDRYRGVDERYHDDSRQRVGFVNGPPERVYVESIQKSKNRQKIYLLLALAFFLAAATTFAAVSTSLPPWWVQKKGTPEYEWLQIGLWKYCVKSDPAGGWSCKKYESGMHDTPWNDMGLVQKLMIAGTAVSALAFFFTLITILGRNTPYFKSYIYTVGFLALASAVLFGVCIAYTSEEKTEKKLVPGAVLSSVGADLESSIMFYFACVSAACAFVAVIIPAVFVFISDDYIEETYPDTPANMLQFEKPFTESSRWDDRYNQEIFEREISRRGRNMIHQPENYGRQELAYNDGGYRERYDYNEQPINMRAPARPYLEQRDLEVPRDIPEYRPNLNQERNIRRDRPNYQDTRQTVYRDRGIISSPDYPIDGYEQRMNQVYNNQSYQEAPQPAVISYNRTQVSNFAQPPSYERHQSRNSNYIPMTQVPQSQPNYPFQPAKPYQPPVSQPRMVIMPKQQNTAPPSVQSPPVQPPPVQPRPRPTKEHTKKASKKLNKTAQYMQRAQDRINDPYELYFDSEY